From the Solanum pennellii chromosome 4, SPENNV200 genome, one window contains:
- the LOC107015552 gene encoding classical arabinogalactan protein 5 has product MAYSKIIVVAFMFALVTGSAFAQAPGASPVASPKPSPVPVAKPPTPVVTPVSAPSVSPAASSPSDSPVSSPPAPPTVETPASAPTAGGALAPSIGATPSGSPTSSPNAASLNRVAVAGSAVVAIFAASLLF; this is encoded by the coding sequence ATGGCTTACTCGAAGATTATCGTTGTTGCTTTCATGTTCGCTTTGGTCACCGGATCTGCTTTTGCTCAAGCTCCGGGAGCTTCTCCGGTAGCTTCACCAAAACCGTCTCCGGTACCGGTAGCAAAACCTCCAACTCCTGTTGTTACCCCAGTATCTGCTCCTTCAGTATCTCCTGCTGCAAGTTCCCCTTCTGATTCTCCAGTTTCATCTCCACCAGCTCCACCAACCGTTGAGACTCCGGCTTCTGCTCCTACCGCCGGCGGTGCTCTTGCTCCGTCCATCGGTGCTACACCAAGCGGTTCTCCAACTTCCTCTCCAAATGCTGCATCCTTGAACAGAGTCGCCGTTGCTGGATCTGCCGTCGTAGCGATCTTCGCTGCGTCTTTGCTGTTTTAG
- the LOC107016301 gene encoding blue copper protein, whose product MGKLLAATFLFMCCVVPSLAKVYTVGDSSGWGLGVDYTTWASGTTLNVGDSLVFNYPSGHTVDEVSSSDYSSCTTGNSITSDSSGATTIPLKTAGTHYFICGVTGHCSGGMKLAVTVAAAGGSGGGGGGATTPSTGTTTPTTGTTTPTTGTTAPKTETTTTAHPSASVTLSPFIPLLISGVVAIFSYFVTI is encoded by the exons atgggaaaacTTTTGGCTGCGACTTTTTTGTTCATGTGTTGTGTTGTTCCAAGTTTGGCCAAAGTTTATACTGTTGGAGACTCATCTGGATGGGGACTTGGTGTGGATTATACCACTTGGGCTAGTGGAACAACTCTTAATGTTGGTGATTCACTTG ttttcAACTATCCAAGTGGTCACACGGTAGATGAAGTAAGTTCTAGTGACTACTCTTCATGCACTACCGGTAATTCCATAACGTCCGACAGTAGCGGCGCCACCACTATCCCTCTCAAGACCGCCGGCACTCATTACTTCATTTGCGGCGTAACGGGCCACTGCAGCGGCGGCATGAAGCTAGCCGTCACCGTGGCAGCAGCCGGAGGAAGtggtggtggaggtggtggtgCTACCACACCATCAACCGGCACCACCACGCCAACAACCGGCACCACCACACCAACAACCGGCACCACCGCTCCTAAGACTGAAACTACTACTACTGCACATCCATCTGCATCAGTAACTTTGTCACCATTTATTCCTTTGTTAATTTCCGGTGTGGTTgcaatatttagttattttgttACTATTTAA